Proteins encoded together in one Kribbella voronezhensis window:
- a CDS encoding nuclear transport factor 2 family protein, whose translation MTTPAGIPEPIQRALTAIDAQDNDAFVAAFAPDGYVDDWGRQFRGHAAIRSWSENELIGKQATFTDTEVSTPGNPLTIVTQVGGNGYNGPSHFTFETAGNQITAMTITA comes from the coding sequence ATGACCACACCAGCGGGAATCCCGGAACCGATCCAGCGCGCGTTGACGGCCATCGACGCCCAGGACAACGACGCGTTCGTCGCCGCCTTCGCCCCGGACGGCTACGTCGACGACTGGGGCCGCCAGTTCCGCGGCCACGCCGCGATCCGCTCCTGGAGCGAGAACGAACTGATCGGCAAACAGGCCACCTTCACCGACACGGAGGTCTCCACCCCCGGCAACCCGCTGACCATCGTCACCCAGGTCGGCGGCAACGGCTACAACGGCCCCTCCCACTTCACCTTCGAGACCGCCGGCAACCAGATCACCGCAATGACCATCACCGCCTGA
- the rsmD gene encoding 16S rRNA (guanine(966)-N(2))-methyltransferase RsmD: MTRIIGGASGGRRIAVPAGSGTRPTADRVREAMFSSLETEFGSFLGLAVLDLYAGSGALGLEALSRGAARVVLVESDRKAAEVIAANIKVVGLPGATVLTRPAEKVASGDNPAGPFDLVCADPPYRLETLELQEVLTSLRDNGWLAEDAVVVVERGKREPWEWPDGFAALRDRKYGEARLWYGHRHDQRGVSA; encoded by the coding sequence GTGACCCGGATCATCGGCGGTGCCTCCGGCGGCCGGCGCATCGCAGTACCGGCCGGAAGCGGGACGCGGCCGACCGCGGACCGGGTGCGCGAGGCGATGTTCTCGTCGCTGGAGACCGAGTTCGGCAGCTTCCTCGGCCTCGCCGTCCTGGACCTGTACGCCGGCAGCGGCGCGCTCGGGCTGGAGGCGTTGTCGCGCGGCGCGGCTCGGGTGGTGCTGGTGGAGTCGGACCGGAAGGCGGCCGAGGTGATCGCCGCGAACATCAAGGTGGTCGGTCTTCCCGGCGCCACGGTGCTCACCCGGCCGGCCGAGAAGGTTGCCTCGGGCGACAATCCGGCCGGCCCGTTCGACCTGGTCTGCGCCGACCCGCCGTACAGGCTGGAAACCCTTGAACTGCAGGAGGTTCTGACCTCATTGCGGGACAACGGGTGGCTGGCCGAGGATGCCGTCGTGGTGGTCGAGCGGGGCAAGCGGGAGCCGTGGGAGTGGCCGGACGGGTTCGCCGCGCTGCGCGATCGCAAGTACGGCGAGGCCCGGCTTTGGTACGGTCACCGCCATGACCAGCGCGGGGTATCGGCATGA
- the smc gene encoding chromosome segregation protein SMC, which yields MTLRGFKSFASATTMNFEPGITCIVGPNGSGKSNVVDGLAWVMGEQGVKSLRGGKMEDVIFAGTSGRAPLGRAEVVLTIDNTDGALPIDYAEVTISRTMFRNGGSDYQINGQNCRLLDVQELLSDSGIGREMHVIVGQGQLDSILRATPEGRRGFVEEAAGVLKHRKRKEKALRKLESTEGNVHRLGDLIAEIRRQLKPLGRQAEVARRAVTIQAEVRDGRSRLLADDIVQAQSALEAELKDEAALTEKRAQIEAALREARDLEATLEDALRTDAPALQAAQDTWYQLSGFGEKIKGTARIAADRIRSLNDEADEPRAGRDPEELELEAARVRETEAQIEAEVEAHSELLAAAIERRQDLEAQHAEEERRIAALIRASADRREGLARLTGQVNALKSRAAAAESEIGRLAANQREAEQRAAKAQHDFTALETQVAGLDAGEKGLNDQYEAAQSVLDELEERLTKLRAEERDAERERTGLAARKEALEIGLNRKDGAGALLAASEQVTGLMGSVAALLSVRPGYETAIAAALGEAADAVAVAHTSAAIEAVGHLKEHDLGRAGMLLGDAPAEDYSSWPQLPGGATYAVDVVECPETLRPALRRLLRKVAVVEDIPAARSLIQHLPDITATTRVGDVLGAHFAYGGSDAAPSLIEVQSAVDEASEKLIEATARSERLRFELAALEREREQQKQSVEITLARLHESDAAMAAVAEQLAQFGSLAKASRGEAQRMAEAIAAAEEERDRNLSGLADLEQRLKDVEQYGDDEGDEPDTEERDRLAEAAKAGRAAEMEARLALRTTEERARALSGRADSLERAARQEREARARAIARASRRARQSEAAQAVHLAAGHVLARLENSLQLAAAERAAIQAERADREQSLAQARSATRNLSSELEQLTNTVHRDALARAEQKMRLEALYEKALSELGTEVETLIAEYGPDQLVPPLPAADGDPDQPELEVEGEPFDRAKVAKRLKAAERALGQLGRINPLALEEFDAMEERHRFLSEQLEDLKKSRRDLMDIVKEVDDRVEQVFTEAYRDVEVAFEHVFSRLFPGGEGRLVLTDPSDMLSTGIDVEARPPGKKVKRLSLLSGGERSLVAVAFLVALFKARPSPFYILDEVEAALDDTNLGRLLEIYEELRENSQLLVITHQKRTMEVADALYGVTMRGDGVSAVISQRIREPEPA from the coding sequence ATGACGCTCCGAGGATTCAAGTCGTTCGCGTCGGCCACGACGATGAACTTCGAGCCGGGGATCACCTGCATCGTCGGCCCGAACGGTTCCGGGAAGTCCAATGTCGTCGACGGTCTCGCCTGGGTGATGGGCGAGCAGGGCGTGAAGTCCCTGCGCGGCGGCAAGATGGAAGACGTCATCTTCGCCGGTACGTCGGGGCGCGCGCCGCTGGGCCGCGCCGAGGTCGTGCTGACCATCGACAACACCGACGGCGCCCTCCCGATCGACTACGCCGAGGTCACCATCTCGCGGACGATGTTCCGCAACGGTGGCTCCGACTACCAGATCAACGGCCAGAACTGCCGGCTGCTCGACGTCCAGGAACTGCTCAGCGACTCCGGTATCGGCCGTGAGATGCACGTCATCGTCGGCCAGGGCCAGCTCGACTCGATCCTGCGCGCCACGCCGGAAGGCCGCCGCGGCTTCGTCGAGGAGGCGGCCGGCGTCCTCAAGCACCGCAAGCGCAAGGAGAAGGCGCTGCGGAAGCTGGAGTCGACCGAGGGCAACGTGCACCGTCTCGGCGACCTGATCGCCGAGATCCGCCGCCAGTTGAAGCCGCTCGGGCGCCAGGCGGAGGTGGCGCGGCGGGCGGTGACGATCCAGGCGGAGGTCCGCGACGGCCGGTCCCGGCTGCTCGCCGACGACATCGTGCAGGCGCAGTCCGCGCTGGAGGCCGAGCTCAAGGACGAGGCGGCGCTGACCGAGAAGCGGGCCCAGATCGAGGCGGCGCTGCGGGAGGCCCGCGATCTCGAGGCGACGCTCGAGGACGCGCTTCGGACGGATGCTCCGGCACTGCAGGCCGCGCAAGATACGTGGTACCAGCTGTCCGGGTTCGGCGAGAAGATCAAGGGCACCGCGCGGATCGCCGCGGACCGGATCCGGTCGCTCAACGACGAGGCCGACGAGCCGCGGGCCGGGCGAGATCCCGAAGAGCTCGAACTCGAGGCAGCGCGGGTCCGCGAGACCGAGGCGCAGATCGAGGCCGAGGTCGAGGCGCACTCCGAACTGCTGGCCGCGGCCATCGAGCGACGCCAGGACCTGGAGGCGCAGCACGCCGAGGAGGAGCGCCGGATCGCCGCGCTGATCCGGGCCTCGGCCGACCGCCGTGAGGGACTCGCCCGGTTGACCGGGCAGGTGAACGCGCTGAAGAGCCGCGCGGCCGCCGCCGAGTCCGAGATCGGCCGGCTGGCCGCCAACCAGCGCGAGGCCGAGCAGCGAGCCGCCAAGGCACAGCACGACTTCACCGCTCTGGAGACCCAGGTCGCCGGCCTCGATGCCGGCGAGAAGGGTCTGAACGACCAGTACGAGGCCGCCCAGAGCGTGCTCGACGAGCTCGAGGAGCGGCTCACCAAGCTTCGTGCCGAGGAACGCGACGCCGAGCGGGAGCGGACCGGCCTGGCCGCCCGCAAGGAGGCCCTGGAGATCGGGCTGAACCGCAAGGACGGGGCGGGCGCGCTCCTGGCCGCCTCGGAGCAGGTGACCGGCCTGATGGGTTCCGTCGCCGCCCTGCTGAGCGTGCGCCCGGGGTACGAGACTGCGATCGCCGCCGCGCTGGGGGAAGCCGCCGACGCCGTCGCGGTGGCGCACACCTCCGCCGCCATCGAGGCGGTCGGGCACCTGAAAGAGCATGATCTCGGCCGCGCCGGGATGCTGCTCGGCGACGCACCCGCCGAGGACTACTCGTCGTGGCCGCAGTTGCCGGGCGGCGCGACGTACGCCGTTGATGTCGTCGAGTGCCCGGAGACGCTGCGGCCGGCCTTGCGCCGGCTGCTCCGCAAGGTCGCCGTGGTCGAGGACATTCCCGCGGCCCGGTCGCTGATCCAGCACCTGCCCGACATCACCGCGACCACCCGCGTCGGCGACGTACTGGGTGCGCACTTCGCGTACGGCGGGTCGGACGCCGCGCCGAGCCTGATCGAGGTGCAGTCCGCGGTCGACGAGGCTTCGGAGAAGCTGATCGAGGCCACCGCTCGGAGCGAGCGGCTGCGGTTCGAGTTGGCGGCGCTGGAGCGCGAGCGGGAGCAGCAGAAGCAGTCCGTCGAGATCACCCTGGCCCGGCTGCACGAGTCGGACGCGGCGATGGCTGCGGTGGCCGAGCAGTTGGCTCAGTTCGGGTCGCTGGCGAAGGCGTCGCGCGGTGAGGCCCAGCGGATGGCCGAGGCGATCGCGGCGGCCGAGGAGGAGCGCGACCGGAACCTGTCCGGCCTCGCCGACCTCGAGCAGCGGTTGAAGGACGTCGAGCAGTACGGCGACGACGAAGGCGACGAGCCCGACACGGAGGAGCGCGACCGGCTGGCCGAGGCGGCCAAGGCCGGTCGGGCGGCCGAGATGGAGGCGCGGCTGGCCCTGCGGACCACCGAGGAGCGGGCCCGGGCGTTGTCCGGGCGGGCCGACTCGCTGGAGCGCGCGGCCCGGCAGGAGCGGGAGGCGCGGGCACGAGCGATCGCCCGCGCGTCGCGGCGAGCCCGTCAGTCCGAGGCGGCGCAGGCCGTGCATCTGGCGGCCGGCCATGTGCTGGCCCGGCTGGAGAACTCGCTGCAGTTGGCTGCCGCCGAGCGCGCGGCGATCCAGGCTGAGCGCGCCGACCGCGAGCAGAGCCTGGCGCAGGCCCGTTCGGCCACGCGGAACCTGAGCAGTGAGCTGGAGCAGCTGACCAACACCGTGCACCGCGACGCGCTGGCTCGCGCGGAGCAGAAGATGCGGCTCGAGGCCTTGTACGAGAAGGCGCTCAGCGAGCTCGGTACCGAGGTGGAGACGCTCATCGCGGAGTACGGGCCGGATCAGCTCGTGCCGCCGCTGCCGGCCGCCGACGGCGACCCCGACCAGCCCGAGCTGGAGGTCGAGGGGGAGCCGTTCGACCGGGCCAAGGTGGCGAAGCGGCTGAAGGCGGCCGAGCGTGCTCTCGGCCAGCTGGGGCGGATCAACCCGCTCGCGCTGGAGGAGTTCGACGCGATGGAGGAGCGGCACCGGTTCCTGTCGGAGCAGCTCGAGGACCTGAAGAAGTCCCGCCGCGACCTGATGGACATCGTCAAGGAGGTCGACGACCGGGTCGAACAGGTCTTCACCGAGGCGTACCGCGATGTCGAGGTCGCTTTCGAGCACGTGTTCAGCCGGCTGTTCCCCGGCGGCGAGGGCCGGCTCGTGCTGACCGACCCGAGCGACATGCTGAGCACCGGCATCGACGTCGAGGCGCGGCCGCCGGGCAAGAAGGTCAAGCGGCTGTCGCTGCTGTCCGGTGGTGAGCGCTCGCTGGTCGCGGTCGCCTTCCTGGTCGCCCTGTTCAAGGCCCGCCCGTCGCCCTTCTACATCCTGGACGAGGTCGAGGCCGCCCTGGACGACACCAACCTCGGCCGCCTGCTGGAGATCTACGAGGAGCTCCGCGAGAACAGCCAGCTCCTGGTCATCACCCACCAGAAGCGCACCATGGAGGTCGCCGACGCCCTCTACGGCGTCACCATGCGCGGCGACGGCGTCTCAGCCGTCATCTCCCAACGAATCCGCGAACCCGAACCCGCCTGA
- the rpmF gene encoding 50S ribosomal protein L32, which produces MAVPKRKMSRSNTRSRRAQWKTTAAALVTCVNPACRAKHLQHTVCPTCGQYGAKGERRQVVES; this is translated from the coding sequence GTGGCCGTTCCGAAGCGGAAGATGTCGCGCAGCAACACCCGGAGCCGCCGGGCGCAGTGGAAGACGACTGCCGCCGCGCTGGTCACCTGCGTGAACCCCGCCTGCCGCGCCAAGCACCTGCAGCACACCGTCTGCCCGACCTGCGGCCAGTACGGCGCCAAGGGCGAGCGTCGCCAGGTCGTCGAGAGCTAA
- a CDS encoding YceD family protein, with protein MIDTHELSRRAGSQREVSFTAPAPADLGIDVIGVPEGDPIQFDLRLEAVVEGVLVTGSATGRLVGECARCLVDVEDEFLADVQELYVYPESDAEPDEASRMEGDLIDLEPALRDQVVLALPFQPLCADDCPGLCPECGVRLVEEPGHKHEDRGDPRWSALSDLLPQDEKP; from the coding sequence GTGATCGATACCCACGAGCTGTCTCGCCGCGCCGGGTCCCAGCGCGAAGTCTCCTTCACGGCACCGGCACCGGCCGATCTCGGAATCGACGTGATCGGCGTCCCCGAGGGCGACCCGATCCAGTTCGATCTGCGACTGGAAGCGGTGGTCGAAGGGGTGCTCGTCACCGGTTCGGCCACTGGCCGGCTGGTCGGGGAGTGCGCACGGTGCCTGGTCGATGTCGAGGACGAGTTCCTCGCCGACGTCCAGGAGCTGTACGTCTACCCGGAGAGCGATGCCGAGCCGGACGAGGCCAGCCGGATGGAGGGCGATCTGATCGACCTCGAGCCGGCGTTGAGGGACCAGGTGGTGCTCGCGCTGCCGTTCCAGCCTTTGTGTGCGGACGACTGTCCGGGCCTGTGCCCCGAGTGTGGGGTGCGCCTGGTGGAGGAGCCCGGACACAAGCACGAGGACCGGGGCGACCCGCGCTGGTCCGCACTGAGTGACCTGCTCCCGCAGGATGAAAAACCGTAA
- the rnc gene encoding ribonuclease III, with protein MNSANETGLYAELNQRLGVSLADALLEHAFTHRSFAYENGGLPTNERLEFLGDSVLGVIVTESLFRNHPDLSEGRLAKLRAAVVNMRALAGVARDLKLGKYLRLGRGEEATGGRDKSSILADCVEALIGAVYLDRGFEVAGRVVHTLFDELMESSARLGAGLDWKTSLQELVAQLGVGVPEYVIAESGPDHAKTFEARVRIGADTYGHGIGRSKKEAEQQAAETAWKALRAAHPDSIDPSQQP; from the coding sequence GTGAACTCTGCCAACGAAACGGGGCTCTACGCCGAGCTGAACCAACGGCTCGGCGTATCGCTGGCTGACGCATTACTGGAGCACGCCTTCACCCACCGTTCGTTCGCATACGAGAACGGTGGGTTGCCGACCAACGAGCGGCTGGAGTTCCTCGGGGACTCCGTGCTCGGCGTCATCGTCACGGAGTCGCTGTTCCGCAACCATCCGGACCTGTCCGAGGGCCGGCTGGCCAAGCTGCGCGCGGCGGTGGTCAACATGCGCGCCCTCGCCGGCGTCGCCCGTGACCTCAAGCTGGGCAAGTACCTGCGGCTCGGCCGGGGCGAGGAAGCCACCGGTGGCCGGGACAAGTCCTCGATCCTCGCGGACTGCGTGGAGGCGCTGATCGGCGCCGTCTACCTGGACCGCGGGTTCGAGGTCGCCGGCCGGGTGGTGCACACGCTGTTCGACGAGCTGATGGAGTCGTCGGCGCGGCTCGGGGCCGGCCTGGACTGGAAGACGAGCCTGCAAGAGCTCGTCGCCCAACTCGGCGTCGGCGTCCCGGAGTACGTGATCGCCGAGTCCGGCCCGGACCACGCCAAGACGTTCGAGGCGCGGGTCCGGATCGGCGCGGACACCTACGGGCACGGCATCGGCCGGAGCAAGAAGGAAGCCGAGCAGCAGGCCGCCGAGACCGCCTGGAAGGCTCTGCGCGCGGCGCATCCCGACAGCATCGACCCGTCCCAGCAGCCTTAA
- the recG gene encoding ATP-dependent DNA helicase RecG — translation MKTDIDRKLRDFVGAKTAKTFADVLGIETVGDLLRHYPRRYLKKGELTPFDELRVGDQATVSGRVKKVTVRSLDSKLEIRPEDVNKYRRHKTITKVVVTDGRNDIELAFFNQPWLANKLTVGTAALFWGEVTMFRDIMQLKGPGTEILDEEDLSEAEIERRARPFRPLYPATAKLPTATIERSIKIVLDNLDDVEDPIPELILRNEKLLGLREALQKIHLPETEQDWVTAQKRFRFEEALVMQTILAQRRAVTDALKAIPRPRTDGGLLTDFDARLPFQLTAGQAEVGEEIFADLARPHPMHRLLQGEVGSGKTIVALRAMLAVVDAGGQAVLLAPTEVLATQHHKTLTKMLGELAEAGMLGGAERATRVGLLTGSLNAAARRTAMLDAASGAAGIVVGTHALLEDKVQFADLGLVVVDEQHRFGVEQRAALSQKSGENTPHVLVMTATPIPRTVAMTVFGDLAVSTLTELPAGRSPITSSVVPAAEKPAWLERAWQRVREEVGKGHQVYVVCPRIGDEVKNAGDEEADFAEQDSDSDGKQAPKERRPPLSVMFIAEKLAEILAGLRVEILHGRLPADEKDSVMTRFAAGEIDVLIATTVIEVGVDVPNASTMVVMDADRFGISQLHQLRGRVGRGTVPGLCLLVTDSWPASKSRERLDAVAATTDGFELSRIDLETRKEGDVLGVAQSGVRSSLKLLSVLRDEDIILAARHVAKSIVSVDPELVTYPSLRSTVASALASEATDYLEKT, via the coding sequence ATGAAGACGGACATCGACCGGAAGCTTCGCGACTTCGTCGGCGCGAAGACGGCCAAGACCTTCGCCGACGTGCTCGGCATCGAGACCGTCGGGGACCTGCTGCGGCACTATCCGCGGCGGTACCTGAAGAAGGGCGAGCTGACCCCGTTCGACGAGCTCAGGGTCGGCGACCAGGCCACGGTCAGCGGGCGGGTCAAGAAGGTCACCGTCCGCTCGCTGGACTCCAAACTGGAGATCAGGCCGGAGGACGTCAACAAGTACCGCCGGCACAAGACGATCACCAAGGTGGTCGTCACCGACGGCCGCAACGACATCGAGCTCGCCTTCTTCAACCAGCCCTGGCTGGCGAACAAGCTGACCGTCGGGACGGCCGCGCTGTTCTGGGGCGAGGTGACGATGTTCCGCGACATCATGCAGCTGAAGGGCCCGGGCACCGAGATCCTCGACGAGGAGGACCTGAGCGAGGCCGAGATCGAGCGCCGGGCCCGCCCGTTCCGGCCGCTGTATCCGGCGACCGCGAAGCTGCCGACCGCGACGATCGAGCGCAGCATCAAGATCGTGCTGGACAACCTGGACGACGTCGAGGACCCGATCCCCGAGCTGATCCTGCGCAACGAGAAGCTGCTCGGCCTGCGTGAGGCGCTGCAGAAGATCCACCTGCCGGAGACCGAGCAGGACTGGGTGACCGCGCAGAAGCGGTTCCGGTTCGAGGAAGCCCTGGTGATGCAGACGATCCTGGCCCAGCGCCGGGCCGTCACCGACGCGCTGAAGGCGATCCCACGGCCCCGGACCGACGGCGGCCTGCTGACCGACTTCGACGCCCGGCTGCCGTTCCAGCTCACCGCCGGGCAGGCCGAGGTCGGCGAGGAGATCTTCGCGGACCTGGCCCGGCCGCATCCGATGCACCGGCTGCTGCAGGGCGAGGTCGGCTCCGGCAAGACGATCGTGGCGCTCCGGGCGATGCTCGCCGTGGTGGATGCCGGTGGTCAGGCGGTCCTGCTGGCCCCGACCGAGGTGCTCGCGACCCAGCACCACAAGACCCTGACCAAGATGCTCGGTGAGCTGGCCGAGGCGGGCATGCTGGGCGGCGCCGAGCGGGCGACCCGGGTGGGACTGCTCACCGGCTCGCTGAACGCGGCAGCCCGGCGTACGGCGATGTTGGACGCAGCCAGTGGCGCCGCCGGGATCGTGGTCGGCACGCACGCGTTGCTCGAGGACAAGGTGCAGTTCGCGGACCTCGGCCTGGTCGTGGTCGACGAGCAGCACCGGTTCGGAGTGGAGCAGCGGGCCGCGCTGAGCCAGAAGTCCGGCGAGAACACCCCACACGTGCTGGTGATGACCGCGACCCCCATCCCGCGGACCGTGGCGATGACCGTCTTCGGCGACCTCGCGGTCTCCACGCTGACCGAGCTGCCGGCCGGGCGGTCGCCGATCACGAGTTCGGTGGTCCCCGCCGCGGAGAAGCCGGCCTGGCTGGAACGAGCCTGGCAGCGGGTCCGCGAGGAGGTGGGCAAGGGCCACCAGGTGTACGTCGTGTGCCCGCGGATCGGGGACGAGGTCAAGAACGCCGGCGACGAGGAGGCCGACTTCGCGGAGCAGGACTCCGACAGCGACGGCAAGCAGGCGCCCAAGGAGCGACGGCCACCGCTGTCGGTGATGTTCATCGCCGAGAAGCTGGCCGAGATCCTGGCCGGGCTGCGGGTGGAGATCCTGCACGGGCGGCTGCCGGCCGACGAGAAGGATTCGGTGATGACCCGGTTCGCGGCCGGGGAGATCGACGTACTGATCGCCACCACCGTGATCGAGGTCGGCGTCGACGTACCGAACGCCTCGACGATGGTGGTGATGGACGCCGACCGCTTCGGGATCTCCCAGTTGCACCAGTTGCGCGGCCGGGTCGGCCGGGGCACGGTCCCAGGGCTCTGTCTGCTCGTGACCGACAGCTGGCCCGCCAGCAAGTCACGGGAGCGGCTGGACGCGGTGGCCGCGACCACGGACGGCTTCGAGCTGTCCCGGATCGACCTGGAGACCCGCAAGGAGGGCGACGTCCTCGGCGTCGCGCAGTCGGGCGTCCGGAGCAGCCTGAAGCTGCTCAGCGTGCTCCGGGACGAGGACATCATCCTGGCCGCCCGGCACGTGGCCAAGTCGATCGTCTCGGTCGATCCCGAGCTGGTGACCTACCCGTCGTTGCGCTCCACCGTGGCCAGTGCGCTGGCGTCCGAGGCGACCGACTACCTGGAGAAGACGTGA
- the coaD gene encoding pantetheine-phosphate adenylyltransferase produces MSRAVFPGTFDPPTNGHLDVIGRAAAAFDEVIVAAGVNQSKQRLFSLEERVEMLTALAEPFGNVRVGTFEGLLVDYCRSEGAGVIVKGLRSGGDYDYELQMAQMNRKLSGVDTLFLPTATENGYISSSLVKEIAKLGGEVGEFLPPVVHAALLAKLGRGNG; encoded by the coding sequence ATGAGTAGGGCCGTCTTTCCGGGCACCTTCGATCCGCCCACCAACGGTCATCTGGACGTCATCGGCCGGGCGGCCGCCGCCTTCGACGAGGTGATCGTCGCGGCCGGGGTGAACCAGTCCAAGCAGCGGCTGTTCAGCCTCGAGGAGCGGGTCGAGATGCTGACCGCGCTGGCCGAGCCGTTCGGCAACGTCCGGGTCGGCACCTTCGAGGGCCTGCTGGTCGACTACTGCCGGTCCGAGGGGGCCGGCGTGATCGTCAAGGGCCTGCGCTCGGGCGGCGACTACGACTACGAGCTGCAGATGGCGCAGATGAACCGGAAGTTGTCGGGCGTGGATACGCTTTTCCTGCCGACCGCGACGGAGAACGGGTACATCTCCTCCAGCCTGGTCAAGGAGATCGCCAAGCTCGGCGGCGAGGTGGGCGAGTTCCTGCCGCCCGTCGTGCACGCGGCGCTGCTCGCCAAGCTCGGCCGCGGGAACGGCTGA
- a CDS encoding sigma-70 family RNA polymerase sigma factor — protein sequence MGDVDRRPESAEALVRSLYAEHGRSLLAYATRLTGDRAAAEDVVQETLVRAWKHADDLTSGKGSVRGWLLTVARNIVTDRARARAVRPAEVAEIADRPPVEGDHSEAVVNSMVVLDALDQVSPEHREVLVELYYRGRSVTEAAKELGVPPGTVKSRSYYALRALRTVMGPGAEVAR from the coding sequence GTGGGTGACGTGGACCGCCGGCCCGAGTCTGCCGAGGCGCTGGTCCGTTCGCTGTACGCCGAACACGGGCGCAGCCTGCTCGCCTACGCGACCCGGCTGACCGGTGACCGGGCGGCCGCCGAGGACGTCGTCCAGGAGACCCTGGTGCGCGCGTGGAAGCACGCCGACGACCTCACCAGCGGCAAGGGCTCCGTCCGGGGCTGGTTGCTGACAGTGGCCCGCAACATCGTCACCGACCGGGCCAGGGCGCGAGCCGTCCGGCCGGCCGAGGTGGCGGAGATCGCGGACCGGCCGCCGGTCGAGGGCGACCACTCCGAGGCCGTGGTGAACAGCATGGTCGTGCTGGACGCGCTGGACCAGGTGTCGCCCGAGCATCGCGAAGTACTGGTGGAGCTGTACTACCGGGGCCGGTCGGTGACCGAGGCGGCCAAGGAACTGGGTGTTCCGCCCGGTACGGTGAAATCGAGATCGTATTACGCCCTCCGTGCACTGCGTACGGTGATGGGACCCGGAGCGGAGGTGGCCAGATGA
- the mutM gene encoding bifunctional DNA-formamidopyrimidine glycosylase/DNA-(apurinic or apyrimidinic site) lyase, whose translation MPELPEVEVVRRGLAEFTTGRTIDAVEVLHPRPLRRHLLGPDDFSSRLKGQVFATPARRGKYLWLPLASGDAVLTHLGMSGQFRVQPVGAEDEKHLRVRFRFADDRGEVRFVDQRMFGGLSYSEGGAELPAEIAHIARDPFDPLFDDDLFVASIRRRKTGLKRALLDQTLVSGVGNIYADEALWRAKLHYAKATETLKPLQAREILTHAREVMGAALDVGGTSFDALYVNVNGESGYFERGLAVYGQEGSPCPRDGRPIRREPFMNRSSFRCPKCQPVPRHARW comes from the coding sequence GTGCCCGAGCTTCCTGAGGTAGAGGTCGTCCGCCGCGGGCTCGCGGAATTCACCACCGGCAGGACCATCGACGCGGTCGAGGTGCTGCATCCGCGCCCGCTGCGCCGGCACCTGCTCGGGCCGGACGACTTCTCCTCGCGGCTGAAGGGCCAGGTCTTCGCCACGCCCGCGCGGCGCGGCAAGTACCTGTGGCTGCCGCTGGCCTCCGGCGACGCCGTCCTGACCCATCTGGGCATGAGCGGCCAGTTCCGCGTCCAGCCGGTCGGGGCCGAGGACGAGAAGCATCTGCGGGTCAGATTCCGGTTCGCCGACGACCGCGGAGAGGTCCGTTTTGTGGACCAGCGGATGTTCGGTGGTCTGTCGTACTCCGAAGGTGGCGCCGAGCTGCCCGCGGAGATCGCGCACATCGCCCGCGACCCGTTCGACCCGCTGTTCGACGACGACCTTTTCGTGGCGTCGATCCGGCGCCGCAAGACCGGTCTGAAGCGGGCCCTGCTGGACCAGACGCTGGTCAGCGGAGTCGGGAACATCTATGCCGACGAGGCTTTGTGGCGTGCAAAGCTGCACTACGCCAAGGCCACCGAGACCCTGAAACCCTTACAGGCAAGGGAAATCCTCACCCATGCCCGCGAGGTGATGGGCGCCGCCCTGGATGTCGGCGGCACCAGCTTCGATGCCCTGTATGTCAACGTGAACGGGGAATCCGGCTATTTCGAGCGCGGTCTGGCGGTCTACGGCCAGGAGGGCTCGCCGTGCCCTCGCGACGGCCGCCCGATCCGTCGCGAGCCGTTCATGAACCGTTCCTCGTTCCGTTGCCCGAAGTGCCAGCCGGTGCCGCGACACGCCCGGTGGTGA